aaaattaatagtaaGAGAAGTCTGAAACAGCCGTTGGAGCAAAATCAAACAATTTCGCCTTTATCCACATATGAAGAGAGCAAAGTTTCGAAGTATGCTTTTGAACTTGTGGACAAACAAGCTTTACTGGACTCAGAAGGCAATGCTGACATTGACCAGGTTGACAATTTGCAAGAGGGGCCTAGTAAACCTGTGCACAGTAGCACTAATTATGATGATGCCATGCAGTTTTTGAAGAAGAAGCGATATCTTCAGGCAGCAAGTAACAACAGTAGGGAGTATGCGCTGAATGTGGGTACCATAGCTTCTCAGCCTTCTGTAACACAGGCAGCTGTGGCAAGTGTCATTGATGAGAGTACCACAGCATCCATATTAGATTCACAGGCACTGAATGTGGAGATAAAGAGTAATCATGACAAAAATGTTATTCCAGATGAGGTACTGCAGACTCTGTTGGATCATTATTCTCATAAAGCGAATGGACAACATGAGATATCATTCAGTGTTGCGGACACTGAGGTGACTTCTAGCATATCAATAAATTCTTCCGAAGTACCTGAGGTTACCCAGTCGGAGAATGTTGGATCAAGCTCCCAAGCATCCTCATCAGATAAAGCCAACATGTTGCAGGAATACTCAAAGTTTCTGCAGCAGGCTTTGGACAGAACTAGCCAAAATGATGCCTATTTGAATAGCCCGAGCCTTAACTTTGTGACCGATAACCAGACCCTTCCAAATCAGCCAGCATTCTCTTCCATAGACAAGCAAGTCTATGCAGCCATGCCCATCAATAGCTTTCGATCAGGAATGAATTCTCCACTAAGAACAACTCCAGATAAGTCCCACTTTGGACTAATAGTTGGTGATTCACAGCACTCATTTCCCTTTTCAGGTGATGAGACAAACCATGCTTCTGCCACATCAACACAGGACTTTTTGGATCAAGTGACTTCTCagaagaaagctgaggctcagcctGTCCACCAAGCTTACCAAATGAGCTCTTTTGAACAACCCTTCCGTGCTCCATATCATGGATCCAGAGCTGGAATAGCTACTCAGTTTAGCACTGCCAATGGACAGGTGAACCTTCGGGGACCAGGGACAAGTGCTGAATTTCCAGAATTTCCCTTGGTGAATGTAAATGATAATAGAGCTGGGATGACATCCTCACCTGATGCCACAACTGGCCAGACTTTTGgctaaaaaaaatgtgtaaataatACTGGCACTTTAGAACAGATTAATCAAGAGTGGGGTTACTCTGTGAAAAATGGAGTGCTGTACAGATTTAAGAGCAATGCGTTAAAACAAGTTAAGCTGATATGAATAGCAAGATAATCCAATAACTGCATTTTGTTTGGTTAGTCAGCGTTCTTTGAACTGCCTTACATGTTGTCACCTTTATAGAAGCAATGCATTACTTGTTTTAGATCAGAAACTTGCTATTCCACCTACAccaagtttaaaaggaaaaaaaagactttcgCACAATTGTTTCCTAACTGATAATATTGTACATTTTTAGGAGATTAGTAATTGTGTGAAATTTACTCATACTGTTTCTAAGTTTTTCAGCATAGTCATGGCACTTCAGCAGGGAATCTGAATATACTTTATAGACAGAGTGAACTTAAAAGTTTAAATGTCAAGAGATTATGGCTTAAAAAAATTAGTGTGTCctatagggggaaaaaaggaaaccaccttttaaaaagaatgatatgCCATATACCcttgattttcattttgcattatattgacatttttttttttgagaaaaaagtaataaaaatctgATAGTCTAAGACTCCACTATTTAAAAgcctaattactttaaaaatatgcatactTTCAAAACTTTTACCAAAATACATAACTGGTGAAGCATTCACTTCTCTATGGAAGTATGCATATTGGTGTCAGTTTCTTTGTACAGTTGTACCTAgatattttttatgatttttcatGTGCAAGTATCAAGGTTTTGAAGTTTTAGTAAAAAGATATTCTGTAGATTACATTCCCAAGAACATAATGCTTATACAAAATGTATATTCCACATTTTAAAGCTTAATTGTATTTTACTTTACATATACACTTCAGTTAACATAGAGCACTTAGAATCTATTTGGTATTTTTGATttctcaaagtaaaaaaaaaaatttagatttttagGTTTGATATGGTTGTGTCATAATCATCTCATAattgaaaaatttaatttttggcaATAAAAGGAAATTGGATATCTTTGGAACTGTAAAACCTGGTTTAATCCTTCTCTTTCTAGAATCTTGATAGATTGGATAATTAAACAGTATCCAGAGAAGCTAAAGAAATGGGCATTTTAATTGCTTATTTTATCTTGAGTTACTTTTTAATGAACACTGCTCATTACAATTTTACAAACCAAGAGTGTTTACTAATTCTAGTAACTACAGTTTCTTTTTCAGCTAGATGAGTGATCGGAAACTTTTTGTTGCATTTCAAAATCTAaataaactacagactttatccTTAATCCacgaatgttttttttttaattctttgtcttAAAATAATACAGCATGGTACAATAAATAgtgcttttatatatatacatattatatatatacttttctaaAGAATGATGGTTTGAGTTACACATTGGACAGTTTTAATTTTTGGAAAGTAACATTAGTTATATTGATTTTATTATCCTGTTTAATTTCTTCcacctttttggttttttattttaaatttccaccaTCTTTGTCACAATGCACACGTACTGATATAGCACCAGTGATAATCTAAAATTAAAACCCTTGGAAGATGCAACTTTAttgttaatttccattttaacttTTGTATTGGCCTTATAGATCTGCAGTCTTTGTTTCAGTATAGAATGttatacatttaaattatttttttcttttatttaatgttaTCCCAAGACTGTTCTCATAAAGAAAGGGAACAAAGAAATACCTACCCTTAAcattttttgcatttgttttgaaTATATGGTGTTTTTATGATAAGGAATATAAATTATGTTTAATATGGGTTTCCTCTACACTTTGGTTATTAAACTTTGCttgaaatattttcccatttgacAGCTTTCTTTGctgccaaatttttcaagaattcTAGACTTCTTTGAAGTAGATATTGAAGTTCTGCCATTATTGACTCTTAAGAATGGTGTGTCTTGCGTTGCACATTACAACCTCAAGAAGGCTTCATTCAGGCAAGATGTTAACAATGGAACTGTGCTCTCCCTAGGTATaggcatttttgtttttctcatactACTATTGGATGATGGTaggcatttattttgtttttttgtttttgttttgagccTGGTTGGAATTTCTGTTCTGTTGAGAACTTGGTACAGaataaggttttttgtttgtgttaacATCACCAGCACAGTTTTTAGAATGTGGCTCTACTGCTGAGCAGTAAGCTAAGGAGGGAAGGCCTTTGAAAGTGGCAGTCATGCAAGCAGTTCAGGTGTTGAATTCCTGTGTTCACCACATTTCTTTACATCTACATAATGGCAGACTTTTCTACCACGTTATAAGCATATTTTGAGATAAATGATACTTTGGCATAATTTACTGACTTACCACTTTTTAAGTATAGTCATTGCTCTCTTACTGTGAAATCCTACATGCCTACCAGAGTTACCTTGTATTATCATCATATGATAAACATCTCAGCAGTTTGGGTTTCCCCACTTTGGTTCagaaagttacttaatttctatcTGGGCATTAATAGAGAAAGCAAGTAGCCTTTTGTGCTGCTTTAAATCAATATTGAGGATAtccttttgcaatttttttttcatttctcttggtgaGCAAATTGTTCTATGAAAACATACTCTTACACCCTTAAACTTGGCAGTGTGAGTGAGGTGTGCTTTCTTAGGACCTGTTCTCATGTTTGAAGATTGGAAACAGATCACATTAGATGAAGTAATATCTCTTGAACATCTTCTAAAagcgtgggtttttttttaaacttattgcaCACATATTTCATTTGGTTCAGAATATTTGAAGTGGCTCTTAAACTTTTTGGATCTACTTGCAGATTTTCTAGTTGATACCATAGAAATCCATCCTAATTTTAGCTCTGGCTGAGTGAGGACTGTCCATGGTCGGGTAATTTTTCTCGTTTTGAGAGGCAAAAGAGGCCTTGTGCTCAGGGTAGGCTTTCATTTCCACAGGCCAGAGAAACTTGCAAAGTGCCAGCTAGGTTAGATCTTTTGCcacttctttcattttattaatttgggtttttaaagggctgttaaaaaaaaaaaaaaaaaaagccgggaAACTTAAAAGTAGGCATTACTGTAAAACTACATTTCTTAGACTTAGAACATTTTAAACTAGAACTCGTTTTTTCACAGTATATTTACTTGAAGAAGCACTATTATAATCAATGAGAAACTTTTTGACTCTGCaatttaatttaaacattttccgTTTCAAATTGCTTTATTTCAGGGAAAtaattttccagttgtttttgctATATTCTGCAAATAAAAAAACGtatgtttcctttttcacttaAACTTTGGTAGGAAACAAACTAAAGCAGACAAACATTTCTTGTTGTGTTTGTTGCTTTCTTTAATCCAATGGATAAAAAAGTAAAACCctgtaaacattattttatttttttatgcgaTACCATGCTGTAAATATGGTTCATCAAATAAGGATGTACCTATGATTGAATCTTTAATTCTGCACAGTTAGAGTTTATATATAAACGTGTCTTGACAATCAAGGACTTTTATGTGAGTCTTCCTTTATGATGTTTATTAATGTTATGCATTCCATTTGTTTTGAAGTGAGTACCAATGTGCTAATTTGTATTGTCTGAAAGTATGTAATGTTTTTACAGCTTGTTTTTAAGAATCTGTAAATATGTACAAACAAATCACAGTACTGCTTTATGTTAGAAGGCATATGATGTTGTACTGTATGTAAGCAATAATACATAGCAGTGCTAACTTTACAAGTAGCATCAGGAAAGTTCTAAAAACATTTCAGAGTTATTAattatctttatttcatttaataatgaTTATCTTTAATCAGTTTTTATAAGCAAATTCCATTGTTCCTCCTATTGGAACGTAACACTGTTTACACAGCATAATTGAAGTTGCAGGGGAGACAGGCTAAATCTGCCTTCATCTGTACTCACTTTCACTAAGCATTGAATGGCCTTACCACTCTTCTGCAAGATGGAGGAAGACTGCAAAACTTAGTGCCCATCACACTGAAGGAAgggggtgtgttttttttttgcctgcttcTGTACTGCTACCTAACTTTGTGGTTTGCTTtggattttaatatttgtttctgttttagatTCAAGCCCATAAGTTTTGAGGTGACTTCAGCTCCATTGTGAAATAGTTCTCTTCATATTTCATAGCTACATTTCAATAATTCTAAACTTTCTACTTTGATTTTTAGATACTTATTTTTCAACCTTGATTTCTCAGCTGATCAGATGAATTTATTCAACTTCAATACAAAGAAAGACAAACCTATTGTAGTTTGATTTGAGTAGATATTATACTGTACAGAACAGCTAACTATTTGAACACACACATCACTGCTTTAGAAATAAAACCGccaatttataaatgtatatgacctacattttataggaaaaatgtttttaaatgctaGTCATTTATATAATGTGCTTTGAAGGATTTGCTAGTCCACTTCTGTCACTTTTTAGTACACTGGTATCTTTTATATGTAATGTATGCTTTTTATTATTGTAGCAGAGCATTTCAGTAGAAAGAATTTTGCAACAATATGGGGGAAATTTTTCATTGTTGGATTTGAATTATACTGGATTTTATCTGTGTAGTCTtacttgtctttattttaatgctGTCTGGAAGGGAACTTGGTATCCAAATAAAGCAGGTAACCTCATTTTACTTCAAGGGCATACTGTGTAGTGCTGAATTTAATCTGGAAATCTGatgattttgaaaagaaaaacaagtttataaaaattgtacagaagaaattaaatgtAATGGAAATCCTGATGGTGGAGCACGTTGAATTTTCTGATATATAGTGTTATTTTCCTGGGATCCCCTATGCCTTCTTTGTATTTCAACTAATAAAGGAAAAACCTTGTCATTGAAACTGGTAGGATAATAGGATATTCTGAATATACAGTATTACTCTTCCTATCCCATTTTCTGACCCTTTCTCAATCactgtaaattttattttctatttcctattgATAATTAAACATGTACATAATATAGACACTGTTGTATAGAATTGAATGAATTGGGTTGCTATGCTTGAGTGGGTAACTAAGTGGAAATATGGATACTGGGAATTCATAAAATGCCAGAACAAATTTATAGGAAAAAGGGGAGCATCATGTATGTCCTGAAAGGTCATAGCCGATGTTTCTTCAGCCCTCTGGGAAATCAGTGTGAAAGAACTACAAACTCAGTATCTGACACAAGTGGGtctttccttccccacctccccttcaAATATATGAGCAC
Above is a window of Eschrichtius robustus isolate mEscRob2 chromosome 6, mEscRob2.pri, whole genome shotgun sequence DNA encoding:
- the ZNF148 gene encoding zinc finger protein 148; the encoded protein is MNIDDKLEGLFLKCGGIDEMQSSRAMVVMGGVSGQSTVSGELQESVLQDRSMPHQEILAADEVLQESEMRQQDMISHDELMVHEETVKNDEEQMETHERLPQGLQYALNVPISVKQEITFTDVSEQLMRDKKQIREPVDLQKKKKRKQRSPAKILTINEDGSLGLKSPKSHVCEHCNAAFRTNYHLQRHVFIHTGEKPFQCSQCDMRFIQKYLLQRHEKIHTGEKPFRCDECGMRFIQKYHMERHKRTHSGEKPYQCEYCLQYFSRTDRVLKHKRMCHENHDKKLNRCAIKGGLLTSEEDSGFSTSPKDNSLPKKKRQKTEKKSSGMDKESSLDKSDLKKDKNDYLPLYSSSTKVKDEYMVAEYAVEMPHSSVGGSHLEDASGEIHPPKLVLKKINSKRSLKQPLEQNQTISPLSTYEESKVSKYAFELVDKQALLDSEGNADIDQVDNLQEGPSKPVHSSTNYDDAMQFLKKKRYLQAASNNSREYALNVGTIASQPSVTQAAVASVIDESTTASILDSQALNVEIKSNHDKNVIPDEVLQTLLDHYSHKANGQHEISFSVADTEVTSSISINSSEVPEVTQSENVGSSSQASSSDKANMLQEYSKFLQQALDRTSQNDAYLNSPSLNFVTDNQTLPNQPAFSSIDKQVYAAMPINSFRSGMNSPLRTTPDKSHFGLIVGDSQHSFPFSGDETNHASATSTQDFLDQVTSQKKAEAQPVHQAYQMSSFEQPFRAPYHGSRAGIATQFSTANGQVNLRGPGTSAEFPEFPLVNVNDNRAGMTSSPDATTGQTFG